The Acidobacteriota bacterium genomic interval TGAGCCTGCGGTTTGTAAGCCACCAGGTAACCCACAGCCCGCAATGGGATCCCTTCGTAGCGCGCTAGCTCAGCGCGGTGGTCCGGTGTCCAGTTCTTCCGCAGTGGCTTATCGACCGGATATTCAAGCGTGGCGATCGCATCCCAAGTAACGTCGTGATAACTCAGCGGAGTGTCCGCGCGATTCTTGAAAATGAAGGTCCCGGGATCGCTGTCGTCGCCGTTCCAGGGACAAGCCCTCGTCGTACCGTCGAAGGTAGTCTTTTTCGGCTCCGGCTTTAGCCAGGTCTCATCGATCCTGTTGGCAGGAGCCAGATTCCCCGGCGGGGGAGCCAATTCTGGTGGCTGCTCCTTGATGCTGATATTCCTGGCTGCTACCCAGCCTTCATCACCGTCCTCCGTCTGCACTTGGTAGAAGCCGTCTCTAGGCTGTGAGTCGAGGATCTGAAGCTCGTCACCAGGCCGAAGAAGTACCTTCTTCAGCTCGGCCATGGAGGGGCCGCTTCTGAGGTAGACCTTCCGTTTAACGTCAGCAGTAGGATTCTCGGCGAGACTCCCAAATGCGAAACAGAGAATCAACCAGAACAGGACAACGATGCGGCGGCCTCCACCTAGCATTCGACTCTCCTCATGGATATGAGCTCGGTCATGTGTGCGATAGCTCTCCACCCGACCTCCTAAAGAACGAAGTAATAACCAGGATCAAGTTTCTGGTGGTACACGATAATTTCGTGGATGTTGTAGGGGTGTGTCGGTTCGCCCGTAAGCTGATTCCGAATCACCTGAAACATAT includes:
- a CDS encoding SH3 domain-containing protein; translated protein: MAELKKVLLRPGDELQILDSQPRDGFYQVQTEDGDEGWVAARNISIKEQPPELAPPPGNLAPANRIDETWLKPEPKKTTFDGTTRACPWNGDDSDPGTFIFKNRADTPLSYHDVTWDAIATLEYPVDKPLRKNWTPDHRAELARYEGIPLRAVGYLVAYKPQAHGSGEGTNCHMNQATETDTHLALVKEAGDAEKGSVVIEFTPRFLKAHPNWNKKALANWINTENPVRISGWLMFDPDHRNHLKRFRSTLWEIHPITRIEVWKDNSWVDLDTAK